The DNA window AACGACATCCGCGTCTCCTTCAACGTCTTCGACAACCTGACGAGCCGGCATCCGGACGACAAGCTGTACCCGGGGCTTGCCACCGAGTGGAAGAACACCGACCCGGAGACCTGGACCTTCAAGCTGCGCCAGGGCATCAAGTGGCACAACGGCGACCCCTTCACCTCGGCCGACGCCAAGTTCAGCCTGGAGCGGACCTACGACGCCAAAGCCAAGACGCTGGTCGCCACCGTCTTCACCACCATCGACCGGATCGAGGCGCCCGATCCCTCCACGCTGGTGATCCGCACCAAGAAGCCCGATCCGCTCTTGCCGGCGCGGCTGGCCTTCTACGGCGGACAGATCGTCCCCAAGAAGTACCTGGAGCAGGTCGGCCCGGACGCGTTCAACGCCAAGCCGGTCGGGACCGGCCCGGTCCGGCTCCAGTCGTGGACCAAGGACGACAAGACCGTGCTCGAGGCCAACCCGGACTACTGGGGCGGGAAGATCGACGTCGACCGGGTCGTCTTCCGGCCGATCCCGGAGACGGCCCCCCGCGTCGCCGCCCTGCTCAAGGGCGAGGCGGACGCCATCACGGCGCTTTCGCCCGATCACTTCGACCGGGTCGGCCAGCATCCCACCACCAGGGCCGTGAGCGCCCTGTACGCCGGGCTCTACGTGCTGGCGGTCAACTCCAAGGTCCCTCCGCTGAACAACCCGCTGGTGAAGCAGGCCATGTCCCTGGCCGTGGACCGCGAGTCCATCGTCAAGGATCTGTGGCGCGGACGGGGCATCGTCGCCAGCGGCCCGATCGCCAAGGGTGACAACCATCACGACCCGAGCCTCGCCCCGCTGAAATACGACCCGAAGGGGGCCCGGGAGCTCCTCAAGAGGGCCGGCTACAAGAACGAGCCCATCTACCTGGAGACGACGGTCGGGTACGTCGTGCACGACAAGGCCATGGCCGAGGCCATCGCGGCCATGTGGAAGGACGTGGGCATCAACATCCTCGTCGAGGTCATCGAGTACTCGATACGGGCCCAGAAGGTCCGCGAGAAGACCCTCAAGGGGCTGCTCTGGTCGGACCCCACCTCGACCCTCCGGGATCCCGACGGCATGATGTGGCGGCTCCTGGGGCCCGGCGGCACGTTCGACTACTGGCGCCACCCGGAGTGGGA is part of the Candidatus Methylomirabilota bacterium genome and encodes:
- a CDS encoding ABC transporter substrate-binding protein → MEHHERSPETPTGEALLNAWHAGSIPRREFLRRAGLLGLAAAVVERVLEGGAAAQTTQKPELVIAQGGDVARFDPHMSTGSNDIRVSFNVFDNLTSRHPDDKLYPGLATEWKNTDPETWTFKLRQGIKWHNGDPFTSADAKFSLERTYDAKAKTLVATVFTTIDRIEAPDPSTLVIRTKKPDPLLPARLAFYGGQIVPKKYLEQVGPDAFNAKPVGTGPVRLQSWTKDDKTVLEANPDYWGGKIDVDRVVFRPIPETAPRVAALLKGEADAITALSPDHFDRVGQHPTTRAVSALYAGLYVLAVNSKVPPLNNPLVKQAMSLAVDRESIVKDLWRGRGIVASGPIAKGDNHHDPSLAPLKYDPKGARELLKRAGYKNEPIYLETTVGYVVHDKAMAEAIAAMWKDVGINILVEVIEYSIRAQKVREKTLKGLLWSDPTSTLRDPDGMMWRLLGPGGTFDYWRHPEWDELGNAARFSLDESFRGRAYKRMTEILLEHLPWIPIIQPYEDYGVQKYVEWTPNPNQQFDIRRFNFRMRRA